Proteins encoded by one window of Dioscorea cayenensis subsp. rotundata cultivar TDr96_F1 chromosome 20, TDr96_F1_v2_PseudoChromosome.rev07_lg8_w22 25.fasta, whole genome shotgun sequence:
- the LOC120251212 gene encoding uncharacterized protein LOC120251212 translates to MSSPPCDHSTSMSSPSYDHHCHRCVPVQCWHHRILPKVTIQACRHSSLQLCLKELLDLTTRILRSNSLERWEMAEDPAEEEQVGVPFFDESVEDDTNNIVAVQPMDEWTQFRQETAKDMFNTWQASWYS, encoded by the exons ATGAGCTCTCCTCCTTGTGATCATTCAACCTCCATGAGCTCTCCTTCTTACGATCATCATTGTCACCGGTGCGTGCCAGTCCAATGTTGGCATCACCGGATTTTACCCAAGGTCACCATCCAAGCTTGCCGACATTCCTCCCTTCAATTG TGTTTGAAGGAACTTCTGGATTTGACAACAAGAATACTACGGTCCAATTCACTGGAGAG GTGGGAGATGGCAGAAGATCCTGCAGAAGAAGAACAAGTTGGTGTTCCATTTTTCGATGAGAGTGTGGAAGATGACACCAACAACATAGTAGCCGTGCAACCAATGGATGAATGGACCCAATTTAGACAAGAGACGGCCAAAGATATGTTTAACACATGGCAAGCAAGTTGGTATAGTTAA